The following coding sequences are from one Nicotiana tomentosiformis chromosome 3, ASM39032v3, whole genome shotgun sequence window:
- the LOC104104122 gene encoding (S)-N-methylcoclaurine 3'-hydroxylase isozyme 1-like: MEFTLPVSFLILIPFFVLILKQFIPKSGNLPPGPRPWPILGNILQLGKNPHISMTQFAKIHGPLICLRLGTQLVVIASSPDSAAEILKTQDRLLSARSVPRVAPYKLSVIDQHSIVWSSDLTNHWKSLRAFCRTHLFSAKAVESQADLREKKVFEMIEFLRSNKGKTVKISEILFATILNTLGNLFFTKNLCDLDSEGNTSGIKHVIRRFVELGAMPNISEFYPFLDALDLQGLRKLTNIYQDQLISIWAEVVKEKRQAISCGSSNKNQDFLDIMIDSGFSDLQINIILMELIAAGTDTTTSTIEWAMAELLRNKKVMHKLQAEIRSKIGSNANIRESNISELPYLAACVKETLRIHPPTPFLVPRRAPETCKLMNFTIPKNSRLFVNVWAIGRDSKTWEDALSFRPERFLDSSVDFRGQDFEFIPFGAGRRICPGLPFARQEVHLILASLIHHFEWSVPNGEDPMQLDMGEKFGVTLQKEKPLLVVPR; encoded by the exons ATGGAGTTTACTCTGCCAGTTTCCTTCCTTATCTTGATTCCATTTTTTGTACTCATCCTCAAACAATTCATACCAAAATCAGGAAATCTTCCACCAGGACCTCGACCATGGCCAATACTAGGAAATATTCTCCAGTTGGGGAAAAACCCTCATATTTCCATGACACAATTTGCCAAAATTCACGGCCCATTAATTTGTCTCAGGCTGGGAACTCAACTTGTTGTCATAGCTTCATCCCCTGATTCCGCAGCTGAAATTCTCAAGACTCAAGATCGTCTGCTCTCAGCTCGGTCCGTGCCCCgagttgctccatataaactctCTGTTATTGATCAACACTCAATTGTCTGGTCCAGTGATTTAACCAATCACTGGAAATCTTTAAGGGCATTCTGTCGAACACATTTGTTCTCAGCCAAAGCAGTTGAGTCACAAGCTGATTTGAGGGAGAAAAAAGTGTTTGAAATGATAGAATTTCTTAGGTCCAATAAAGGGAAAACAGTTAAGATTTCTGAAATTCTGTTTGCTACCATTTTGAACACGTTAGGTAACCTATTCTTTACAAAAAATTTATGTGATTTGGATTCTGAAGGGAACACTAGTGGGATCAAGCATGTAATAAGGAGATTTGTAGAATTGGGAGCTATGCCAAATATATCAGAATTCTATCCTTTTTTGGATGCTCTTGATTTGCAGGGTTTGAGAAAGCTGACAAATATATATCAGGATCAATTGATAAGCATTTGGGCTGAAGTTGTCAAGGAAAAAAGGCAGGCAATTAGTTGTGGGAGCTCCaataaaaatcaagattttttggATATCATGATTGATAGTGGATTCTCGGATTTACAGATCAATATCATATTAATG GAATTAATTGCTGCGGGTACAGACACTACTACCTCAACAATTGAATGGGCAATGGCAGAGTTGCTTAGGAACAAGAAAGTTATGCACAAACTTCAAGCTGAGATCAGAAGTAAGATAGGGAGCAATGCCAATATAAGAGAATCCAACATCAGTGAACTTCCATATTTAGCTGCTTGTGTCAAGGAGACGTTGAGAATCCATCCGCCAACTCCATTCTTGGTTCCTCGTCGTGCTCCTGAGACGTGTAAGCTTATGAATTTCACCATCCCAAAGAACTCGAGGTTGTTTGTGAACGTTTGGGCAATAGGGCGCGATTCTAAAACTTGGGAAGATGCGTTATCTTTCAGACCCGAGCGATTTCTTGACTCTAGTGTGGATTTTAGGGGTCAAGATTTTGAGTTTATACCATTTGGTGCAGGGAGGAGAATATGCCCCGGCTTACCTTTTGCTAGACAAGAAGTACACTTGATTTTAGCTAGTTTGATCCATCACTTTGAGTGGTCAGTTCCCAATGGTGAGGATCCAATGCAGTTAGATATGGGAGAAAAGTTTGGTGTTACTCTTCAGAAAGAAAAACCTCTACTAGTTGTCCCTAGATAA